In Etheostoma cragini isolate CJK2018 chromosome 9, CSU_Ecrag_1.0, whole genome shotgun sequence, the following are encoded in one genomic region:
- the bloc1s2 gene encoding biogenesis of lysosome-related organelles complex 1 subunit 2: protein MAATGDDAAAMDSISRAPAAHLAAANAAASSSSHTVGPENVAESPVVVPKKPSTNSDGGVETAEEALEPAEPDINDLCTDMFEKMAIFLQGELTGTCEDYRLLENMNKLTSLKYMEMKDISINISRNLQDLNNKYASLQPYLDQINQIEEQVSSLEQAAYKLDAYSKKLEARFKKLEKR from the exons atgGCTGCAACGGGCGACGACGCCGCAGCCATGGACAGCATATCCAGGGCGCCAGCGGCTCATTTAGCGGCTGCGAACGCGGCTGCAAGCTCCAGCAGTCACACAGTAGGCCCGGAGAATGTGGCGGAAAGCCCGGTGGTTGTTCCCAAAAAGCCCAGTACGAACA GTGATGGGGGTGTCGAGACTGCAGAGGAGGCTTTGGAGCCTGCAGAGCCTGATATCAATGACCTGTGCACTGATATGTTTGAAAAGATGGCCATCTTCCTGCAAGGAGAACTAACGG GAACTTGTGAGGATTACCGTCTGTTGGAGAACATGAACAAGCTCACCAGTCTGAAGTACATGGAAATGAAGGACATCAGCATCAACATCAGCCGTAACCTGCAGGACCTcaacaacaaat ATGCAAGCTTACAGCCCTACTTGGACCAGATAAATCAGATTGAGGAGCAAGTGTCTTCACTTGAACAAGCTGCTTACAAACTGGATGCATACTCTAAAAAACTGG AGGCCAGATTCAAAAAACTTGAGAAGCGATGa